The stretch of DNA AGATGATCAGCCCCATCCCCGCGGTCGAGGCGCCCACGGCGTCACGGATGGCGGGCGTACGGGTCACCCAGGAGGCGAGGGCGATCCCTGGCAGCAGGAACAGCAGGAACAGGGCCGTGCGCCAGCGCCGTATTCGGGGATCGAGAGGCACTTTGGGCGGCTTGGACATGACAGAGGGCTCTCCGTTGGGTGTGGCGGGGCGTGCGGGTGCTTGGGCGCGCTGACGAAGGTCCCGCCGGGCGCCACCCGAGCCGCCGCGGGGCGGTTCGGCTGCTTTCGCGGGGCGGGCGGCGGCCCCGCGCCGGACACGGGGGTTCAGTCGTCGTGGACCGAGCGGGTGACGCGGGCCGGGTTGCCGACGGCCACGACATCGGGCGGCAGATCACGGGTGACCACGGCTCCCGCGCCGACGACGGTGTTGTCGCCGATGGTCACACCGGGGCAGACGATGACCCCGCCGCCGAGCCACACGTTGTCGCCGATGGTGATCGGCTTGGCCGCCTCCCACTTGGCGCGCCGCGGCTCGGGTGCGACGGGGTGGGTCGGGGTGAGCAGTTGGACGCCGGGGCCGAACTGCACGTCCGCCCCGATGGTGATGGGCGCGCAGTCGAGAAGTACGGCGCCGTAGTTGATGAACGTGCCCGCACCGATGGTGATGCCGTGTCCGTAGTCGACGTAGAGCGGCGGACGGACCTCTACGTTCTCCCCCACGCCTCCCAGCAGTTCCTTGAGGACGCGCGCGCGGGCCGCCGGGTCGGCGGCGCCGGTCGCGTTGTACTTCTCGCTCAGCAGCGCCGCACGGCGGGCCTCCGCGGCGAGTTCGGGGTCGTCGGCGATGTACAGCTCACCGGCGAGCAGGAGTTCCTTGTTCGTCCGTCCCCCGGGCGCGTCTTGCGTGTGGGTGTCCCCGCCGCTCGCCTCCCTGTTGTCCGCGTCCCCGCCGCTCGCGTCCTGCTCGTCCGCGCCCTGCTCGTCCATGCGCTCGTCCATGCGCTCGGCCATCCCCGCTCTTCCCAGGCGCCGCTTCGGGCACCTTCACCCTCGCCTGATTTATCGTTAAAGCACGCTCGCATAGACTGACCGCCCAGGCAACCAGCGAAGGCAGGTTTCCGGGCGTCGACCGAGCCGAAGGCGCGCGCCCCCGGCGGCCGTTCGACCCGGAGGTCCACAGGTCCGGGCAGGAGGGAACACATGGCGACGCTCAAGGACGTGGCGCGGGCGGCCGGGGTCTCGGCGATGACCGTCTCCAACGTCCTCAACGGCACGGGCCGCGTCTCCCCCGAGGTACGGGCCCGCGTCGCACACGTGGCCAAGGACATCGGTTACGCGGGCCCCGACCCGGCGGCCGCGTCCCTGCGCACCGGTCGCACAGGGACATTGGGCGTGGTGCTTCCCCTGCCGCTGGACGCCGCTTTCGCCGATCCGTCCGTGACGGGGCTGCTGCGCGGCGTCGCCCAGGAGTTCCAGAGCAGGGACACCGGTATGACGCTGCTGGCCCTGCCGCCCGCGCACGGGCCCCTGGACCGCACGGCGCCCGCCGCACTCCTGCCGGTACGGGAGGGGCCGCTCGCCGCGCTTGAGCGTGCCGTCGTGGACGCCGTACTCCTGTACAGCGTCGAGGCGGACCACCCGGGCCTCGACGTGCTGGTCAGCCGCGGGATCCCGGTCCTCGCCGTGGACTCGCCCGACGAGCGGACCGGGCGGGAGAGGTTCGGCCGGTCCTGGGCGGGGTTCGTCACCGTCGAGGACCGGGAGGGCGCGTCCCGCGCGGCCGGACATCTCCTGGAACTCGGGCACACCGAGGCACTGATCGTCGTCGACCGGCTCGGGCCGCAGCCCAGGCTCGGGCCGGTGAGTTGGGTACAGGCGCTCGCCACGACCAGCGCCATCCTCCACGAGCGACTGACCGGCTACCGCTCGGCGTGGCTCGCGGCCGGGTTCACCGAGGAGTCCCTGACCATCGTGGAGGCCGGTGACACCACGGCGGAGGCGGGCAGGGAGGCCGCCACGCCCTACCTCACCGCGGACCGGCCACCGACCGCGGTCCTCGCCATCGGGGACCTCCTCGCGCTGGGTGTGTGCGGCGCCGTGCGGGACGCCGGGCTGAGGGTGCCCGAGGACGTGTCGGTGGTGGGGTTCGACGACATCCCCTACGCGTCGGTGGCCGACCCGGCGCTGACGACCGTACAACAGCCGCTGGTGGACAAGGGGTTGGCGGCCGCCCGGCGCCTTCTCGACCATGTGGCGGCCGGGGAGGCCGGCGAGGGGACGGCCGACCCCGTCCAGCTGCCGACCTCGCTGGTCGTACGTGCCAGCACGGCCGCGCCGACCGCGCGGGGCAAGGGAACCGGGACCACAACAGGAGCCACAGGAGCCACAGGAGCCACAGGAGCCACTGGGGCTTGGTGAGAGGCACGGGTACCCGGGCGGCCGACGCGCGCTCCCTGTCGAGGCGCTGTCAGTCGACCGTCACCACCACCGAGTGCCGTCCGCTCGCCCCGTCAGGGACCGTACCGACCCGCTTACTCGTCTGGAACTGCCCCGTCCGGTCGGCCGCGCGCACAGTGAGGGTGTGCGAACCGGATGTCGCCTTCCACGGGATCGACCACTGGCGCCAGGTGTCCTCGGTGTCCTCCGCGGCGAGTTGGGCCGTGCGCCAGGGCCCTTCGTCGACCCGTACCTCCACCCGGTCGACGCCCCTGTGCTGCGCCCAGGCCACTCCGGCGATCATGACCGTGCCCGCCTTCGGCGTGGCGAATGGCTTGGGCGTGTCGATGCGTGACTGCGTCTTGATCGGGGCCTCGCGCGCCCAGTCCCGCTTCACCCAGTAGGGGTCGTAGTCGTCGAAGGTCGTCAGCTCGATGTCCTCGATCCATTTACAGGCCGAGACGAATCCGTAGAGCCCGGGAACGACCATCCTGGCCGGAAATCCATGGGCGAAGGGCAGCGGTTCGCCGTTCATCCCGACGGCGAGAAGCGCGTCACGGCCGTCCATGACCGTCTCCACGGGGCTCCCGATCGTCATCCCGTCGACCGACCTCGCCACGAGCTGATCTGCGGGGCCACCCCGGGAAGGCGGCTTGACCCCGGCCTCCTTCAGCAGGTCGGCGAGGCGCGCGCCGATCCACCGGGCGTTGCCGACGTACGGACCGCCCACCTCGTTGGAGACGCAGGTCAGAGTGATGTCCCGCTCGATCAGCTCCCGTCGGAGCAGATCCTCGAAGGTGACGGTGAGCGGTCGGGTCACGCCCTTGCCGTGGATGCGCAGCCGCCAGGAGCCGGCGTCCACCTTGGGTACGACCAGGGCGGTGTCGACCCGGTAGAAATCCTTGTTGGGCGTGGTGAAGGGGCTGATCCCCGGGACGTGCAGACGAGCGTCAGCGGGCACCGCGGCAGCCGCCGACGCCGGTTTCGGCAGGGTGACCGCTTTCCGGGACGCCACGGCGCTCTGACCGCCCCGCGACTGCAGGTATCGCCCTGCGACACCCGCGCCGGTGGAGGCCACGGCCGCCGCCGACGCGGCGGCGATGAAACCGCGGCGGTTCCAAGCCGGCCTGGAGACCTCGGGGGGGACGGGCCGGGCGCCTTCGCCGTCCCCCGCGTCGCCGCCGGTCCCGTCTCCGGCCGCGTCTTCGCCCGCGCCTCCGGCAGCTGCTCCCCCGCGCTCTCCCCGGGCGCCTCCGTCGCCCCCGCCCCCGCCCTCGCTCTCTGCACCGCTCGCTCCGCCGCGCAGGTACCCGGCGAGGACGTACAGCAGGACCGCGCCCACCAACGCCCCGGCAACCGAGGGCAGCGCGTCCACGACACCGGACGAGTCAGGACGGGCCTGGGCGGCCACCGCTCCGACCGCACCGAAGACAAGGACACCCGCGGAGCCCGTACGCCGGTGGCGCAGCGCGAGGACTCCGAGGGCCACGGCGAACAGGACGAGCAGCACCACGATGCCGAGTTGGAGGAAGAGCTTGTCATTGGTGCCGAAATGCCGGATCGCCCATTCTTTTAGGCCTACGGGCGTGCGGTCGATGACCGCTCCCCCGACCACGGTCACCGGGCTCGATTCGGGACGCACGGCCGCCGCGGCGAGCTCGGCGACGGCGAGCGCGGCATAGCCCGCGAGCACCCCGCTGAGCGCCGCCAGCAGAAAACGCGGCAGGAGGATCAGTTTCGTCATCACGGTCATCACGGTCACGATTCGGAACGGGCGACCGTCCGGCTTGGTCGGTCACGCCTACCGGATACCACCATCAGGCCCGGCGGGTGGTCGGTCACGCCCATGGGATACCACCCTCAGCCCCGGCGCCGGTGGTCGGTCATGCCTACGGGATCGACGTCACCCGGCCCGGCAGGCGCACCGTGGACGTCCCCGCCCGTCCTCCCGGGGGGGGCCGGGGCGGAGGCACTGGTAGGAGCAGCCGTGGGGCCGGTGTCCTGGCGGCCTTTCCCTGCCCGGGAAAAGGATGTCTCGGGAGAGGAGCCGTGTCACCCGTTTGGCCGTATGCCCGAAGCGCCCGCACGTTCCCTGTCCGCTGGGCGCACACCGGCCGCGCGGGGGTCGCACGGCCCGGTGCGAGGGGGTGTGGCAGGCTCCCGGGTTGCCGAGCGCCGCGCGACGAGAGCCGATGGAGGAAGAGCGTGTCCGACAGCGGGGGTCCCGAACCCGCTGACGCGCCGACCACAGGGAGTGATCACGCATGGCAGTCGATGGCGTGTTTGACAACCCGAACGAACTGAACGGCCTGGACGTCTATGACGTCGATGGCGCCAAGATTGGCGGCGTGGGCCAGGTCTACCTCGATGACAGGACCGGCAAGCCCGAATGGCTGACAGTGAAAACCGGTCTGTTCGGTATGAAGGAGACCTTCGTACCGGTGAAGGGCGCCGAGCACAGCGGCGACGGCCTTCACATCCCTTACTCGAAGGAGACCGTCAAGGACGCTCCTCGGCTGGAGGCCGACGAGCATCTCGACGCCGACCAGGAGCGTGAGCTCTACTCGCACTACGGCCTGACCCGGGCCGGCGACACCCAGGCCGCCGGTGTGAAGGACGGGCCCGCCGACACCTCTGCCCGTACCGGGCCCGCCGCGACCACAGGCACCGTCGGTATGGCCGGTGAGCGTGAGGCCGCCGGCATGGCAGGTGCGGGAATGGCCGGCGCGGGCGCCCCCGCGCGCTCCGCCGACTACGGCAGGACCGGCCGCGGAGGCTCGGGCGAGGAGATGGTGCGCTCCGAGGAGGAGATGCACATCGGCAAGGAGGAGCAGGAGGTGGGCAGGGCGCGGCTGCGCAAGGTGGTCGAGACCGAGCACGTCTCCACCACCGTGCCGCTGAGCCACGAGGAGGTCCACGTCGTACGCGAGCCCATATCGGCCGACGACAGGACCTCACGCACCGCCCCCATCGGGGAGTCCGAGACGGAGGTCGTCCTCCACGCGGAACAGGCGGTCGTGAGCAAGGAGTCCGTCCCGGTCGAGCGGGTGCGTCTGGAGACCGAGAGGGTCACCGAGCAGCAGGAGGTCGCCTCCGACGTCCGCAAGGAGAAGATCGAGTACGACGACGGAAGTGAGCCCGGCAAGCGGCACGGCAACAAGCGCGGCCCGAGCCACTGACGTCAACGCCGTCCTTGCTCCCCGTGCCGCCCCCGGCCCGGCCTCACGGTCGAGCCGGGGGCGGCTGGCGTTACCCGGCGCCCGCGTGCCGCGTGTTGCGCGTTGCGTTCCGCGTGACGCGTGACGCGTGACGCGCGCTTCTGACACAGGCAGCCGAGGACACATCGACCCACCTGTCGGGATCAGCCCGAGTGTGGTCAGTCCAGACAGAATTCGTTGCCCTCGGGGTCGGTCATCACGATGAAGCCCCCGCCCAACGGAGGAGTCGGCTCGTGGCGGCGTACTCGCTTGGCTCCCAGCCCGACGAGCCGGTCGCACTCGGCCTCCAACGCCGCCATCCGCTCCGCTCCCCGCAGCCCAGGGGCCGCGCGCAGGTCGAGGTGGACGCGGTTCTTGGCCGTCTTGCCCTCCGGCACCCGCTGGAAGAAGACGCGGGGGCCGTGGCCTTCGGGGTCCTCGATCGCCGACCTCGCACCGCGTTCCTCCTCCGGTACACCGGCCCGTACGAGGAAGTCGTCCCACGCGGCCGGCAGATCGGCGTCGGCGGGCAGGTCGACCCCGGGTGGGGAGGGGTACACATAGCCCAGCGCCTCGCGCCAGAACGACGACAGGGCTCTCGGATCGTGGGCGTCGAAGGTGATCTGGATGTGGCGGCTCATCAGGTCTCTCCGTTCGTGGCACGTCGTGTGTGCGGGTGGCGCGGCAGGCAGGCTCCGTCCACGTCCACGGAGCCACCCTCCCACCAGTGGCGGACAGTATCGGTCCGCATTCCCCGACCGTGTGGGCGGATGGGCGCCCTATTCGGGGTGGGCCACCTTCTCCACCAGGGTGAGCCGCACGGAAGTAGGAAGAGGAAGTAGGAAGTAAGAAGTGGGAAGCGGGTGTCAGGCCCTGGCCTGCGAACGCTCCGGGGCCCCGGGAAAGTCGCCTCCCCGGGCATCACGTATTTCGAGCAGGTATGCCGCGGTGAGGGCGACCGCCCGGTCTTGGTCCTCGGACAACTCCGCGAGCGCATCCGACGTGGTGCCTCCCGGGATGTCGGCGAGTGCCTGTGTCAGCCGTCGGCGTGCTGACTGTTCGACGGCGCCGTGGGCCAGGCGGTCGACGAGCCCGGCGGCGATCCGGTCCGCCGACACGGGGCCCGGTCCGCCCGCCAGCGTACCCAGCACATCGGCCGCCTCGACATCGTTCACCCCCGCGACCACCAGGTCGATGAGGGCCGGGACCGCGTCGGCCACTCCACGTGCTCCGAGCGCCAGAGCCGCGTATCCGCGGACCTCGATGTCGGTATCGGTGAGTGCCTCTTGGAGCAGCGCGGTCGTCCTCTCGCCGGGAAGCTCGGCGATGGACCGGACGGCACGTCCGCGTACCTCGGCCGAGGGTGAGGCGAGTCCCTCGGCGAGCAGCGCCGCCCCGGTCTCGCCCGATCGTGCCAACGCCCACCGAAGGGCCCCCGCGACATTCGGGTCCGACTCGCTCAGCGCCGCCTCGGCCAGGGCTTCCGTCGACAGTGGAGCCCCTTCGGCCACGGACAGGGCGGCGCGCTGGCGCTGTCCCGCGCTCTCCGAGCCCAACGCCCGCAGGAGTGCGACGATCTGAAGGACGTCCGCCCAGCCGTCGGGCTCCGCGGCACCGATCCGACGGAGTCGCGTGAGCAGCTCCGTCTCAGCCGCGATGCGTTCCCGCGTCTGCCGGATCAGGTCTTCGACCAGCTCCGAGGGTGCGTGCCCGGGGTCGTCGAGCGCGCGGCCCACCTCCTGGAGCGACAGCCCGAGCGACCGCAGGCTCTCGATGCGGAAGATCCGTCGGATGTCCTCGGCGGAGTACTCGCGATAGCCGGCACCGGTACGACCCGTCGGCCTCAGCAGGCCGAGCGAGTCGTAATGCCTGAGCATGCGGGCGCTGACCCCGGAACGTCGTGCCACCTCACCGATCAGCACTGGCTGTCACCCGCTCCGACCGGTACCGAGGGCCACCACGCGCTTCGCTTCCTCGATCGCGCACTCGAACGCGGTATCCGGGTCGCGGTACCACCGGTCCGTGGCGAGCGCGTGTGCCCGCACACGCGGGTCGAGATCGCGCAACGCGGTACGCAGAGTGGGCAGCATCGCCGCTCCGAGCCCGATCAGCGCCCGGCTGAGGCTGAGCCGTGTCTCGCGCTCACCGCGCCCGAGCTGGGTCGCCAGTACCTCGGCCAACCAGGGCTCCTCGCCCTCGGGTACGAGGGCGACCCCCGCCCGCCAGGCTGCCCGCGCCACCTCGCCGTCGGTGTCGGTCAGAAGCTCACGTGTGATCGCCGGCCACGCTCGCGGTTCCGCGATCTTGGACAGGGTGTGCAGTGCCTGACTCCGTGCCCGCGCGGCCTCCGAACGGAGTCCACTGAGGAGCGCGGGGACTGTGATGGACGAGGAGTGCCTGGTGAGAGCCCATGTGAGCATCTCGCGTACCTGGAACTCGGGCTCGATCGCGCATCGTTCGATCAGCTTGCCGACAAACCGCGGGTCGGGTGACGTACCGATCGCCAGAGCCGCCCGCAGCCGCACCTGTTCGCGGCCGTCCCCCAGCGCCCTGACCGCACGAATCGTGTCCGGGTCGGGGGCCGAGTCCTGGGCCTCGATCGCGTCCGGGTTCTTGAACGCGTCCGGGGCCTTGTCCGTGTCCCTGCCCGCAGCCGCGTCCGCGCCCGCGTTCCTTCTTTGCGTGGTCATCCTTTGCGTGGTCATCGGGCCACCTCCTTGGCTGAAGTGAAAACCTTGTCACCGTGGCAAGGTCCAGCGGACCGCACGGCGCTGAGTGCCTGGCCCCTCAGTCACGTGGTTACCCGATCCTCCGGTGCGCGTCTCACCGGCTTACCGGTGCACGGGCTCGCGAGAGCGTGGGCTCACCGGCTCACCGGTCGAGGAGGGGGAACAGTCGAGCGACCGCGGCCACGGGCACGGCGCCCGCGGGGCGCGCGGGGCGCGCGGGGCGCGCGGCGGGCCGCTGGTCCCTTGAGCGATGACCGGCCACCAGGGAGCGGATGGAGTGGGCGATTTCGGCCATCTCGGCAGGCGTGAGGTGGACCACGGCGGAGAAGGATTCATCGTGCTGCCACTCACTCGGCGCCTGGCCCCTGTGGACCAGCCAGTGCCGGTAACTGTCGTCCTCCAGCCCGCGAGCGAGCGAAGCGAACTCCCCTGACGGCAGTGGCACTTCTCGTTCTCCCCGTTCTCCCCGCCCTTCTCGTTCTCTTGGTACTTCCACTTCTTCCGGTGCTTCTCCGACCGAATGTACCTGGACCGGCTCTCCCAGCGGGAACGCAAGACGGCGCTGCGCGAGATGGACGCGGCCAAGGAGGAGAGGTTCGCCCGTCGCGCCGCAGTGGCGAAGAGCTTGGGCAAAATGAGCCACCGACGGCGGAGCACACCACGACGCCGGCGCCGCGCACCGCGCACCACGGGTAACGAACGGTGGGCCACCTGTCTCCGCGCCATGGATCGCGGACTACGGATCGCGGGCTACGGACTACGGACGGCCGGCGGGAGAGAAACTGACGCGGCGAATGGGAAAGACGGTGTTTGGACGGCGACTGCTCGGTCACCCGCAGAGGAGCGCCGTCGGCAGGGCCGGTCCCGACGGCTGCGGACAGTGTGAACAGTGCGGAGCACTGAAACCCCCAGCACCCCAAGGAGTGAGAGGTCATGGAGTGGATACGGCACGCGGCCTGTGTCGGAGTCGATCCGGAGTTGTTCTTCCCGATCAGCGCCGAGGACGCGGGTGACGACCAGCGGGCGCGGGCACGCCGGGTGTGCGAGGGCTGCCCAGTGCGGTCGCAGTGCCTGGCCTGGGCCTTGGAGACGGGTCAGCGCTCCGGCGTGTGGGGCGGCATGGACGAGCACGAACGGGCCGCGTTGAGCCGGCGCAGGAACCGGGCGCGGCAGTTGGCTTCCACCGGCGCCTGACTCCTGAGTCGGTACGCGCGGCGTGCGAGCCCGCCGATGGCCGCGTACGGATACCCGAGCAGCGCACCGCGCCGTCAGCACGTCAGCACGTCAGCACGTCAGCACGTCAGCACGTCAGCACCGAATCGTCGTGGACCCGGGCACCCGGGAGCCGGTAGGTGGCGGCGACGCGGGCCGCGTCGATGTCGCTGGTTCCGGTGGCGACGCAGAGCATGTAGGCCACGTCGTCGAGTTCCTGCTTGGCCTCGTCCGTGCCGCGCTGTGCGTTGAGAACGGTCAGGGCCTCGTGACGCTCGACGAGGTTGCGCAGAATGACGGGGTGGGCGAGCAGCACAGCGGCCTCCAGGGTCAGGGGTGGTCGGGCCCGGTCGATCTTTGACATTCCTCCGCCTGCCCCGTCATACCCGAAAAACACATCATCACCATGGGGATGACCGCGCGTCATGGGTGGCGGGCGCCGTGTGGCATGAGCGTTTCCCTGAGACTCAGGGCGTGATCAGCCGCTGGAGCCCCGGTGCGTAGAGGTCTGCCAGGTGTCCTGCCCCCGCGCGGCCGGCGGCGCCCCCGCGGTGGATGCTGAGCGCGGCGCCGAAGCCGAGCAGTTGTCCGGCCACCAGTTCCGCGCGCAGTTCGCGTTCCCTGCCCTTGAGCATCCGCGTCAGCCGCATGGTGACCTGCTCACGGAACCGCTCCCGCATGAGGGACCTCTCGTCCTGGTTGCCGAGGGCGAAGACGACACGCAGCAGCGGATCGCCCTGATCCTCCCTGCGGATACGCACCACGGTCAGTACGAGGTGTCTGCCGAGTTGTTCGAGGGGTGCAGCGAAGAGCACGTCAGCGGCGAGCGTGAAGTCCGCCACGGTGTTGAAAAGCTCTTCCTTGGTGCCGAAGTGTTTGACGATCAGTGACGGGCTGACGCCCGCGTCCGCCGCGATCCCCCGCATGGTCACCTCGGCGTACGGACGGCGGATGAAGGCCCGCCTCGCCGCGAGCAGGATGGCTCCACGGCCTCCGGCGCCCACACCCGCACCCGGTCCACCCGTCGCCGTGTCCGGAGGGCCGGATTCCAAGGCCGCCGCGGACGGTTCGTCCTCCTCCTCACCTACCGTGCCCGCCGCCTCGGCCCGAGCCGTCATGCGCCCTCCTCGGCGAGCCTCCGGCCCGCTGCGTCCTTCTTCGTGACCCCGTCCCCACCGACCGTACCGCCCGCGTCCGCGGAACCGCCCGGCAGGAACAACGTCACGACCAGCGCGGCGAGGGCGACGCCCGCCGCGATGAGGAAGACCAGGAGATAGGCGTGGAGGGTAGGGGCGGTGTGCCCGCCCACCCGGAAGGTGACGCCCGCGAGGACCGCTGCGACGACGGCGCTGCAGAACGCCTGGCCGACGGAGCGCATCAGGGTGTTGAGACCGTTGGCCGCGCCGGTCTCACCCGCGGGGACGGCCCGCATCACCAGCGCGGGCAGCGCGGAGTAGGCCATGGCGGTGCCGGCGGCGACCACGGTGGCGCCCGCGACGATCAGCCAGAGGCTGTGGCTGGTGAAGAACCGCACGAGGTAGCCCACGACCATGACCGCGGCGGCGATGGCCAGGCTGACCTTCGGGCCGTACCGGCCGGAGACCCGCGCGGAGACGGGAGAGAGCGCCACCATCGACAGCCCTCCTGGCAGCAGGCAGAGGCCGCTGACCACGATGGAGGCACCCAGGCCGTATCCCGTGCTCCTGGGTTCCTGCACCATCTGCGCGGTGACGAGCGAGTTGGCGTAGAAGGCGAAGCCGATGAGGAGGGCCGCGATGTTGGCGAGCAGCACAGCGGGGCGCGCGGAGACCCGCAGGTCGACCATGGGTGAGGGGAAGCGCAGCTCGTAGGCGCCCCAGAGCAGTCCGATGACGACTGCCGCGAGGAACAGGCCGAGCGTCGGGGCCGAGGTCCACCCCCAGTCGGCGCCCTGGGTGACCGCGAGCAGCAGGCTCACCAGCGCGGCGGAGAGGCCGAGTGCGCCCAGCGCGTCGAACCGCCCGCGGGAGCGCAGCGGTGATTCGGGCACACAGAGCAGTACGAGGACGGCGTCGAGGACGCCGAGCCCGGCGGACGCCCAGAACATGGTGTGCCAGTCGTAGTTCTCGATGACGAGGGCGGCGATGGGCAGCCCGACTGCCGCGCCGATGCCGAGGGTGGAGCTCATGAGGGCCACGGAGGAGAGCACGCGGGCGGGTGGGAGTTCGTCGCGCATGATGCTGATGCCGAGGGGGACGACGGCGAGCGCCGCGCCCTGGAGCGCGCGGCCCGCGATGAGGACCGCGATCTGGGAGCTGACGGCGCACAGCACGGAGCCCACGACCAGCACGGAGAGGGAGGCGA from Streptomyces tsukubensis encodes:
- a CDS encoding sugar O-acetyltransferase → MAERMDERMDEQGADEQDASGGDADNREASGGDTHTQDAPGGRTNKELLLAGELYIADDPELAAEARRAALLSEKYNATGAADPAARARVLKELLGGVGENVEVRPPLYVDYGHGITIGAGTFINYGAVLLDCAPITIGADVQFGPGVQLLTPTHPVAPEPRRAKWEAAKPITIGDNVWLGGGVIVCPGVTIGDNTVVGAGAVVTRDLPPDVVAVGNPARVTRSVHDD
- a CDS encoding LacI family DNA-binding transcriptional regulator, which encodes MATLKDVARAAGVSAMTVSNVLNGTGRVSPEVRARVAHVAKDIGYAGPDPAAASLRTGRTGTLGVVLPLPLDAAFADPSVTGLLRGVAQEFQSRDTGMTLLALPPAHGPLDRTAPAALLPVREGPLAALERAVVDAVLLYSVEADHPGLDVLVSRGIPVLAVDSPDERTGRERFGRSWAGFVTVEDREGASRAAGHLLELGHTEALIVVDRLGPQPRLGPVSWVQALATTSAILHERLTGYRSAWLAAGFTEESLTIVEAGDTTAEAGREAATPYLTADRPPTAVLAIGDLLALGVCGAVRDAGLRVPEDVSVVGFDDIPYASVADPALTTVQQPLVDKGLAAARRLLDHVAAGEAGEGTADPVQLPTSLVVRASTAAPTARGKGTGTTTGATGATGATGATGAW
- a CDS encoding molybdopterin-dependent oxidoreductase, whose protein sequence is MTVMTKLILLPRFLLAALSGVLAGYAALAVAELAAAAVRPESSPVTVVGGAVIDRTPVGLKEWAIRHFGTNDKLFLQLGIVVLLVLFAVALGVLALRHRRTGSAGVLVFGAVGAVAAQARPDSSGVVDALPSVAGALVGAVLLYVLAGYLRGGASGAESEGGGGGDGGARGERGGAAAGGAGEDAAGDGTGGDAGDGEGARPVPPEVSRPAWNRRGFIAAASAAAVASTGAGVAGRYLQSRGGQSAVASRKAVTLPKPASAAAAVPADARLHVPGISPFTTPNKDFYRVDTALVVPKVDAGSWRLRIHGKGVTRPLTVTFEDLLRRELIERDITLTCVSNEVGGPYVGNARWIGARLADLLKEAGVKPPSRGGPADQLVARSVDGMTIGSPVETVMDGRDALLAVGMNGEPLPFAHGFPARMVVPGLYGFVSACKWIEDIELTTFDDYDPYWVKRDWAREAPIKTQSRIDTPKPFATPKAGTVMIAGVAWAQHRGVDRVEVRVDEGPWRTAQLAAEDTEDTWRQWSIPWKATSGSHTLTVRAADRTGQFQTSKRVGTVPDGASGRHSVVVTVD
- a CDS encoding DUF2382 domain-containing protein, producing the protein MAVDGVFDNPNELNGLDVYDVDGAKIGGVGQVYLDDRTGKPEWLTVKTGLFGMKETFVPVKGAEHSGDGLHIPYSKETVKDAPRLEADEHLDADQERELYSHYGLTRAGDTQAAGVKDGPADTSARTGPAATTGTVGMAGEREAAGMAGAGMAGAGAPARSADYGRTGRGGSGEEMVRSEEEMHIGKEEQEVGRARLRKVVETEHVSTTVPLSHEEVHVVREPISADDRTSRTAPIGESETEVVLHAEQAVVSKESVPVERVRLETERVTEQQEVASDVRKEKIEYDDGSEPGKRHGNKRGPSH
- a CDS encoding VOC family protein; amino-acid sequence: MSRHIQITFDAHDPRALSSFWREALGYVYPSPPGVDLPADADLPAAWDDFLVRAGVPEEERGARSAIEDPEGHGPRVFFQRVPEGKTAKNRVHLDLRAAPGLRGAERMAALEAECDRLVGLGAKRVRRHEPTPPLGGGFIVMTDPEGNEFCLD
- a CDS encoding MerR family transcriptional regulator, which produces MLIGEVARRSGVSARMLRHYDSLGLLRPTGRTGAGYREYSAEDIRRIFRIESLRSLGLSLQEVGRALDDPGHAPSELVEDLIRQTRERIAAETELLTRLRRIGAAEPDGWADVLQIVALLRALGSESAGQRQRAALSVAEGAPLSTEALAEAALSESDPNVAGALRWALARSGETGAALLAEGLASPSAEVRGRAVRSIAELPGERTTALLQEALTDTDIEVRGYAALALGARGVADAVPALIDLVVAGVNDVEAADVLGTLAGGPGPVSADRIAAGLVDRLAHGAVEQSARRRLTQALADIPGGTTSDALAELSEDQDRAVALTAAYLLEIRDARGGDFPGAPERSQARA
- a CDS encoding HEAT repeat domain-containing protein; this encodes MTTQRMTTQRRNAGADAAAGRDTDKAPDAFKNPDAIEAQDSAPDPDTIRAVRALGDGREQVRLRAALAIGTSPDPRFVGKLIERCAIEPEFQVREMLTWALTRHSSSITVPALLSGLRSEAARARSQALHTLSKIAEPRAWPAITRELLTDTDGEVARAAWRAGVALVPEGEEPWLAEVLATQLGRGERETRLSLSRALIGLGAAMLPTLRTALRDLDPRVRAHALATDRWYRDPDTAFECAIEEAKRVVALGTGRSG
- a CDS encoding WhiB family transcriptional regulator — encoded protein: MEWIRHAACVGVDPELFFPISAEDAGDDQRARARRVCEGCPVRSQCLAWALETGQRSGVWGGMDEHERAALSRRRNRARQLASTGA
- a CDS encoding DUF5133 domain-containing protein — translated: MLLAHPVILRNLVERHEALTVLNAQRGTDEAKQELDDVAYMLCVATGTSDIDAARVAATYRLPGARVHDDSVLTC
- a CDS encoding TetR/AcrR family transcriptional regulator, translated to MTARAEAAGTVGEEEDEPSAAALESGPPDTATGGPGAGVGAGGRGAILLAARRAFIRRPYAEVTMRGIAADAGVSPSLIVKHFGTKEELFNTVADFTLAADVLFAAPLEQLGRHLVLTVVRIRREDQGDPLLRVVFALGNQDERSLMRERFREQVTMRLTRMLKGRERELRAELVAGQLLGFGAALSIHRGGAAGRAGAGHLADLYAPGLQRLITP
- a CDS encoding MFS transporter, encoding MSPATPEPAPIPGHPRFLVAVLAFCGVVVAVMQTLVVPLLPHIPALTGATPAAASWLVTITLLTGAVFTPVLGRVGDMYGKRRVLLASLSVLVVGSVLCAVSSQIAVLIAGRALQGAALAVVPLGISIMRDELPPARVLSSVALMSSTLGIGAAVGLPIAALVIENYDWHTMFWASAGLGVLDAVLVLLCVPESPLRSRGRFDALGALGLSAALVSLLLAVTQGADWGWTSAPTLGLFLAAVVIGLLWGAYELRFPSPMVDLRVSARPAVLLANIAALLIGFAFYANSLVTAQMVQEPRSTGYGLGASIVVSGLCLLPGGLSMVALSPVSARVSGRYGPKVSLAIAAAVMVVGYLVRFFTSHSLWLIVAGATVVAAGTAMAYSALPALVMRAVPAGETGAANGLNTLMRSVGQAFCSAVVAAVLAGVTFRVGGHTAPTLHAYLLVFLIAAGVALAALVVTLFLPGGSADAGGTVGGDGVTKKDAAGRRLAEEGA